cttcaacgattttcccaatttccatacaactagcaaaatataaaaaacaaagcagattatatttatgtaccctttggattcccaacctccacccacccttttcccggttccagtccccgaccaatatccatcagtctttatgttatttagcctggagatctcacgtccgaggcccttatatctctctcagttcctttctgccggtctttttgatagtccttgatgttaaaccccaagtctcggagaggctccggcccaacaggatccatattgcttccagccagacctccgtagttaaaagcaaagcctatggggtactccaactcttgtttcatatttctttcaaatccacatgtccccaaagctccaactttcaccttcagtaaatttgtaatcctcagatcttcagatctcctccaaaggagatctctccatttttcagactcccattcaggccaggctttccacatcaaatttttattatccttttttgtcatcatgtcaggcctcatattgcaactctcctttgacttctgcagaattccagctcctccttcattttcttctaaagcaacatattgctccatcatgtcaaaactttcagtttcatttatttgttcagttgaatgggcttcctgtttcaagtccttatcaggatcaaaactgttatttactgtcaagcatagtactgaaacctctgtagacaaaacattgaactgatcttgtaactttcccaggagaacaaatgctctgtccaattctactTGAATTTTCCatcctccagccatttttgtaatgtaatgtcactaggacccctctagggggattttagttccttaatattcctttcagctcaaaaccaaaagtccagttattttgtatcagccctccttattttcagcaagttataacaaataaaccagcagaagcaacagaaacaatgttctctttttccagctgacaactagctgactgacagctaacttgacagctgtcaaactcttcaatacagcaagCTTTCTCacgggacgttcccgggtctagggggggtgaaatttcagctcccaaaattctttttgtcctccagtaaatcttcttataatgtcagaaccatgaagtcaagatcttatattaaaaagcaaaaaacagattctctcgaccttagctgcccggtcctttgctttagattgtttacaaagagggggggtggacttcctttttaacccctccccgctcgttccagatccaaaatttttttttaaagttccaatctccgtattactcacgggttgatattttaaagtccaatcgatccaaagaagaaattggcgctctctgtcaatggcttgcggcttcactccgtagacgagggagtactctcagcaccacgcctcaccccgtccccgttccgaagcctttaaaaaggctccgccacggattgggggggcgcaaatggtgcccgccgagtctctgtgttcacaggctttcgcgcctgtgattttaagggtctccgcttcgccgcagcggccagacccagacgctacggagccgattccctccggagctcggagggaatccgccattaaacaatggcgccaacccggaagtcccctttcccaacttgtgttaacaagttctatgaTTTAGCGGAGTAgcattccccttttaaatttgCACAGCAGATAATGTCCTTGCCAGGCTTgcataagcctctaaaataagtttcctgaaaattcccctttattccctcttaaaagaatagacacgacagtcttgtataaaagtatataaaatagtttactcaaattctgttcacagaaggatcccagaaggcagacttaagttgcaaaatatatacacctggaatctatcccataaggagatagttcctttgtcctctctaagccaagagagcatctcaggctaaggAGATGATGCCTAGTGTCCTTTACTGGGGATGGCCCCTTATTTATTATGCATTGCATGAAGCCGTATAAGGGCCCCCTTCCCCTGTTGATCGGTTTTTGAGTGACGGACATGCAGAACTAAATCTGAGCAGGATAAGGTCAGGTCCTTTAAAAGGATTCCCCGGAATCCGGCTGGCCCTCGCAAACCACCTCGCCAATGCGCAAAGCGCCAAAGAAGGCGATGTAGTAAGCGGCAGAAAATAAAAGTGCCTCCTATTTGGACCAGCAAATACTAAttaattttttatgaatttggcaTAAAATGTCAAAAGTTGCGGGTCTTCTACCATCACTGCTGGGAGGCTGTAGCCTGCGCCAACCCTCCAGTGCCTTTCGCACGAGGAAGTCCGCACAAGGGTCTGTTGAGTAAACAGCCTTACAGAAGAATGAGATTGCAGCAGACTGTGTGTCTTTGCTGCATGGCCCAACTCCCTTAAATGTACCAGGTATTGAAGCGCCTCGGCCTTTGTAGGGGGTGTGTGTCAAGCCTAACGTTCTTTAACTTACTTCAAAACTCCAAACAATCCGACCAGGCCTTTTTATATGATTTAAGGGTGGACAGGGCTACCGACGCCAATACTCCCTTCATGACGTCTCGTTCCCAAGGCTCCAAAGGTTCTCTGGGAATGGCTTTGGCAATTGTCATGCCTCTGGTATAaactgttggaagctgtccatctGAAAACGATAGAGCATCCACAGTGTCATTGTAACTCCAGGTACAAACTTGGAGAAATAGATGTTTAGTTCCAGGCATAAAAGGACAAAGGACTGAAGCAAGTTTCCCACCCTAGGGGAGCGCGAGGATTGTTTTGACAGTAAGAGACAACCGCTTGCTTGTCTGCCCAAAAACATACTCTGTGATTCCTAAACTCCTTGGCCCACAAGTGCACTGCAACTACTATAGGAAAAAATTATAGGAAGTTGAGGTCACGTGTGATAGGCTTTCcctgccaggcagagggccaaCGCTGAGCACACCACTGCCCTTAAACACCAAACCCCAGGGAACCAGCCGCGTAAGACTGTATCTGAAAGTCTGCACCAAGCATCAGATTATCCTGCCATAAAGAAATGCCATTGTATTTGTCCAAGAACCTTAACCAAACCTCCAGGTCAGACTTGACCGCCTTAGAAAGGTGCACCCTGTGTTGAGGGGCCCGCAGACCTGCGGACAGCTTTGCCAAACGCCCACAAAAGGGGCGGCCGGGGGACACCACCCGGCAAGCGAAATTGAGGTGACCTAGTAGCGATTGAATCTGTCTAAGGGTTTCTTAAAGTTACAGGCTTCTAGAAGTTCCTTTTTCCAGTCATGTGATGGCACAATGGCACTTTCTCACCCTAGTGCCATTGGGCCAGCCCTCAATTAAATTTAGTGTGACCACCTCACAGTACACCAATTACACGAATTTCTACAATATACGCCAGATTGTGGGAGACTTCTGTGAGGGAAAACTCGATGATTTAGAgtctcaggcaggagttgatTAAACAAACACGAAAAGTTTTTATTAAACAAAGGCAGTTTATGACACAAAGTGGGTCAGGAAATGAGTTCTTTCAGGTAGAATTTAACTTACTTTATAAGATGTCTCAGGCTTAAACACTAATAATTATAGGTACAACTCTTCTTAAAACTTCAGTTACTGAACATCGGTTTGCACAACAGGTAGATAAATATTCAGGTTTCCAGAAAAAATGGTAAAATGTTCAAATCAGTGTCTATTGCAGCTTAATGCTTTGGTTCATGAGTGAGGGGCATTTTTCTTCAGTTACTCCCTCTCTTAACAATCCCATAACTGAGGTATTATAAATGGTATtacagacccaggggatcccctTTCCCCTTGTTACTGGGTTGGGAGTCTTCAGTACCTAGAAGAATTCTCCCTTGCTGGCTAGACTGAAACCCAGGGAGCCAGAATTCCcacaggatctctctctctctcctggttcAGACTCAGCCCTCCCAGCACACTCCTGTCTGGATCTCTTccccagactctcagcctggtCTCCCTGTCCCAGCTGCaaggctctgtcctctccctatGGATAGTGTGGTAAACCTTCGCCTCCAGCCActcgcccctccctcacctgtcttTGCTCTCCGGCCAGTCCAGGCTTCTTGAGCAGGGCTGGTAGGCGTGTTTACGTGTTACCGAAACAAGACCAAGTAAACCCGGTAGggctgccaccactccctctGTTCCCGGGGACCCAGAACCACAACCCAGGGACAAGGCTGTGACCCGTTACCACTGGCTATCCCCACTCCACAAGTTGTATCCACAGACTTGCAGACAGAAATTCTACGGTAGAGCGCAACCAAGCGTAAGGCTAGGAATTAGCTATTCCCTCGGAAAGGCACATAAACCAAACagattcttctttaaaaatttattttaaaagaacaacagaaaACATGCTAAAATAGCAGGCACTTCTTTGGCAAGTtacaagcaagaaaaataaagacattGTAAAATCTAACTGGCTTACATACTCACAACTAAGAGACAGATAGAATAGTTAAAGTCCTTCCAGAGTTCCGCATTCAAAGTCTTTTCCAATTCTCCATCACAAAGGATGAAGGAACAGGGGCGccgacttataaaaaatattgggggggcccatACCGGGGTCCTGCCCCGGGAAGTTTTCTAAATTTTAGATGAAAATTAGTgagttttaaagtttttttaaagtattttagagTCATATGATCAACATTAGAACCCCGAAAACTCGACTCTCTATAACTCCACACTCCGGGAAACTCGACAAGCctgaaacaccttttggctttgaaaaaagaaacaaaacataaacacGCACGGTATTTTCGTAAAAAGCTAATTTAATTTACAGTAACAATTATGCTTATAGACTATTACAGAGCAGTGAATATATAGCTCTGAAAAGACTGAAATGATATTTAAATAAATCCTAAACTATcattaaaagaataaaacataaaatattgcTGTCACACAGTAATAGCACTTTGATTAATAAGTGAAATAGCTAATTTAAGCTTACTTTGAATAAGGCTGAGGgttcattaaataaaaataatatctcaAAGTTAATGCTTTAATACAGTTAATAAAGTTAATACAGTATGCGTAATACTGTATGTAAATACTGTAATACTGTATGTAAATAACGGGCTTTAATTGGGTCTTTAGAACCAAGTGTCTAGAGTGTCTTTAGAAAGGTGCAAATGTCGACCGTCTGACAGGATTACTGAATATGAAGTCGTTGATGACTGGTCGGATATCCAATTCATCCAAAACATCTCGATGGGCTTGAAGAACAGCCAAGTTGTTCAATCGCTTCTGTCCCATTGTTGATCGGAGATATGACTTCAGACGTCTAAGGGCGCTAAATGACCGTTCTGCTGTTGCTGTCGTGATTGGAACTACTTGGAGAAGCTTAATGCACTTCACTACTTCacataacatttctccaattgcaGGCTCTTGTGTAATGTACTTTCTCACATCACGCATGTTTTTTAAGACCAGTTGTTTTTTATTAGCGATATCGGCTAACATATTCAAGTGTAAGCGCAGTCTCTCaatgtccaggtcatttttgaaAAACTCAGTTGATTTTTCAAAATTTGTTTCACCTCTGTTTACTAAAAGCAAGCACTCTTGTTCAACTGCAATGACCTGTGTGAATCCAGTCGATGCAAACCGCTCAGTAATGCAAGATTGCACCGTTTCACAAACTTCAATGTAAATAGCTTTGTAGTATTCCTTTGGGGTTTTGAAAGTGTGCGGTGAGCTGGCTTCGTTGTTTTCATACTTCTTTGGTATACGTCGATTCCGAGGAAGCGAAGGATCATCAACTTGTGaaggtttttcttttaaacacaATTCCCAAAAGTCTTCAAAACTATCACGCCTTCCATTCAATATACAAATCAAGCCCTCATATATTTTTTCCAGATCAGAAACACTTAGATGAGGGCATTGAATTTTTTCATTGACATCCTCTACTGGGTTCATTGCATGGCAATAAAGACGTAAAAAGAAATAAGTTTTGAATTGTAACATTGACTCAAGGTAGCCTGCACATTTATAACCTGCCTCTGTTTTGTCCTCTGCAGAAAATGTTTCAAAAAACTCTAGAAGTTCTTCAAAGTTTTTCAATACTCTCAAGATACTAGAAGCTCGCATAGTCCATCGAGTCGGGCAAAGGGGTCGTAGACCAGCTTGGCCGTTGGCCCTATCACAGCGTATGCTTCTGAAAAGTTCCATCCTTTTGTTGGATTCCCTTACGGTGTTTATTAAGTCCTTGGCTAAGGCCATAATATCCCTCATAGACGTAAGATGGCGGAGACTGTCTACAACTGCCAAGTTTAAACTGTGAGCAGTGCAGTGCACATAACGTGCTTTTGGTTGTATATCCAAAACTAACTTTTTAAGTCCTTTGAA
This genomic window from Podarcis raffonei isolate rPodRaf1 chromosome 15, rPodRaf1.pri, whole genome shotgun sequence contains:
- the LOC128402833 gene encoding zinc finger MYM-type protein 1-like; protein product: MDKFVTKKARLEVDDTVSQPPTIIVSSIAALSSSENRSQPKPGQSGKGRSFQKSWLIKYTWLEYEECTKKVFCKTCKEADAKNLLQFSSKKEDAFISIGFSNWKKALEKFRLHENTFTHKEGVLKLNSITNRSVASQLNEQLHSDMKKGRLALETIFTTVLFLCRQGLAIRGHEDVNSNFFQLLELRKNDVPELKDWFGRSGYKWTSHDIQNEIIDLLGKSVLRKVLASIKKTEHFSIIVDETSDSSLHEQVSFCIRTVDDDSLIINEDFIGLYETPNTESQTLFSILKDVFARFDLSMDNLRGQCYDGASNMRGKFKGLKKLVLDIQPKARYVHCTAHSLNLAVVDSLRHLTSMRDIMALAKDLINTVRESNKRMELFRSIRCDRANGQAGLRPLCPTRWTMRASSILRVLKNFEELLEFFETFSAEDKTEAGYKCAGYLESMLQFKTYFFLRLYCHAMNPVEDVNEKIQCPHLSVSDLEKIYEGLICILNGRRDSFEDFWELCLKEKPSQVDDPSLPRNRRIPKKYENNEASSPHTFKTPKEYYKAIYIEVCETVQSCITERFASTGFTQVIAVEQECLLLVNRGETNFEKSTEFFKNDLDIERLRLHLNMLADIANKKQLVLKNMRDVRKYITQEPAIGEMLCEVVKCIKLLQVVPITTATAERSFSALRRLKSYLRSTMGQKRLNNLAVLQAHRDVLDELDIRPVINDFIFSNPVRRSTFAPF